CTCTACACTCACGCCATGCTGAGCCAGCCCATGAAGGTGGCCGAAGGGAAGGCCTCGATCCCGGAAGGTCCCGGCCTGGGCGTAGAGCTGGATGAGGACGCCGTGGAACGGTTTCGCATCGAGCCCCTCAAGGAAAGGCCGTACCCGTATCCCGGGCTCCTGATCGGCATCCGGTGGCCTTCCGGCCGCACCAGCTACTACGCCCACGCGCGCCAATACTGGGAGGACTTCAGCGCCGACAAGCTGCCCGTCTTCGCGTCCGGCGTGGACCTCAAGCACATCCCCGACGACGGATCGCAGGCGTGGAGCAACCTGCAGGCTCAGGCGCAGCAGGGGGGAGTGCACCTGGAGGAGCCCCGGTTGTGGTAGTGACGACGGACTGCAAGGAGGAGAACTCGTGTTGTTGCTGAGACTGGCCGCCGGCCTGTTGCTTTTGCTTTCGACGAACCTGCCGGCCAAGGACAAGGAGCCGCCGGCGCCGCTGGACCTGGGCTCCAGGCTCGAACTCTTCGTGGACGGCTTCCTCATCGAGTCCATGGACGGGCTGGAGCAGAGGCTGCACCATCCCGTGTCCGCAGGAAAGATCCTCACATTGGACAAACCCTGGGAAGGCATCACCTGCGATTACCAAGTGGTCTTCAAGGATGGGGACCTCTACCGCATGTACTATCGCGGAAGCAGTCACGAAGGCTACACCATCCCTTCGTTCCTGAAGCCGGGCGAGACGGTGGTGCGGGTGCATCCCCAGTTCGCGCTCTACGCGGAGAGCCCCGACGGCCTGACTTGGGCGCGGCCGGAACTGGGGTTGGTCGAGTTCGACGGTTCCAAGCGAAACAACATCGTCCTGGAGGGAGACGGGGCCCACAATCTGGCTCCCTTCCGGGATCAAAACCCGGATGCAACCGCGCCACAACGCTACAAGGCGGTCGGTTCCGGCGTGCGGGACAAGAAACCGGTGCTGTACGGGTTCGTCTCAACCGACGGCCTGAGATGGAGCAAGATCCGGGAGGAGCCCATCATCACCGACGGCAAGTTCGATTCCCTGAACGTGGCCTTCTGGGACACGATCCGCAAAGAGTACGTGGCCATCTACCGCGATTTCCAGCACGGGGTCCGAACCGTCAAGGCGGCCACATCTCCGGACTTCGTGAATTGGTCTCCGGGTGAATGGGGCCAGTTCGGAGACGTGGAGCGGGACCATCTCTACACCAACGGCACCACGCCCTATTTCCGCGCTCCCCAGATCTACCTGGCTTTCCCGCGGAGGTACATTCCGTGGAAGACCCGTCTCAGCGAGTCCCCTTGGCCGGGCGCGGCGGACACGGTCTTCATGACCAGCCGCGACGGCGTCCACTGGGACCGGCGTTTCATGGAGTCGTTCATCCGTCCCGGACGGCAGCGGCGGGCCTGGATGCATCGGACCAACCTGGCGTCTTGGGGCGTCGTTCCCACGGCTTCCGATGAGATCTCCCTCTACGTGCTCCGGGAGCGGGATTTCCCCTCGGTTCATTTCGAGCGCATGGTCCTGCGGACCGACGGATTCGTCTCCATTCGGGCCGGGTACCCGGGAGGCGAGCTGGTGACCCGTCTGTTCACCTTCGACGGCGGCGCGCTGGTGCTGAACTTCTCCACCTCCGCCGCCGGAAGCATCCGGCTGGAGCTTCAGGACATCAACGGACATCCCGTCCCCGGCTTCTCTCTGGCGGACTCCCCACTCATCTTCGGAGACGAGATCGAACACCGTGTCGAATGGAAGCGCCCCACGGGCCAGACCGACCGGGAGCCCTTGAGACACCTGGCGGGCAAGCCCCTGCGGTTGCGGTTCGTGATGAAGGACGCGGATCTCTATTCCATCCGTTTCCAGTGAGGTTTCCTGGCATTTTATGGAGAGGACGGACGGCAGCGCAGCCGAAAAAGCCCGGCGCGGATCAGGATTGAATTCGAACCGGAGAACTCCGGCGTTCATTGCAAGACGCGAGTTTCTCGGACGGAGTCTGATGGCGGGCGGGGCTGCCGCCGCCGGAGTTCGGGCGCGCCGGATGGTGGCCGCACCGGCTCCGGTCAGGGTCCTTTGCTGGTCGGAGCGAACGGAGCCCCAGGACGTCTACCCGGAGGGAATCAGCGGGGCCATCGCCCGGCACCTCCATACCCTTCCTGATGTGAAGGTCCGAACCGCCTCCATTCAAGATCCGGACCAGGGGCTCGCCTCGTCGGATCTGGACGGAACGGACGTTCTGATCTGGTGGGGACACAAGAAGCACAAGGAGGTCCTCTTCGACCGCGTCGCCGACGTGGTGGCCCGGGTGCGGGCCGGCCGGCTGGGATTCATCGGGCTGCACTCGGCCCACTGGTCCAAGATGTTCAAGAGCATCCTGGAATGCACCGGGAACCTCGGGGGCTGGAGGCACGAAGCCGGCCCCGAACGCCTGAAGGTGGTGGCTCCGTCGCATCCCGTCGCCCGGGGCATTTCGGACTTCACCATCCCCGAAACGGAGATGTACGACGAGCCCTTCGACGTGCCTCCGCCGGAGAAAACGGTTTTCTTCAGCTATTGGAAGACCGGGGAGCAATTTCGCAGCGGATGCGTCTGGACGGTGGGAAAGGGGAGGGTCTTCTATTTTCGTCCCGGGCATGAGACCGACCCGGTCTATTTCCATAAGGAGCCGCTTCAGGTGGTGGCCAACGCCGTCGGGTGGTGCGCCCGCCGGACCTGAGGACAGGCTTTTGGTCCGGGCTTCGAAGCGTCGCTTGAGGCGAATGCCCGATTGAATTCGGCGGGCATTGGAGGAAGAACATGGAATCGTGGAAACGGAAGCTGAGGATGGGGATGGTCGGAGGCGGCCAAGGCGCCTTCATCGGGGGTGTTCACCGCATGGCCGCCGTTCTGGACCAGCAGGTGGAGCTGGTGGCGGGCTGCTTTTCTCGAGATCCCGAGAATACCCGGATCACGGGAGAGCAGTTGTACGCGGACCCCGCCCGCTGCTACGGCACCTACCAGGAGATGGCGGCCCGGGAGTCGGTGTTGCCGGCGGACGAGCGGATCGACTTCGTCAGCATCGTGACCCCCAACGCCTCCCATTTCCACATCTCCAAGACATTTCTGGAGGCGGGCATCCACGTCGTGTGCGACAAACCCATGACCTACTCGCTGGCGGAGGCGGAAGATCTGTGCCGGCTGGTGGAGCGGACGGGCCTGGTCTTCGCCCTGACCCACAACTACACGGGACACCCGCTGATCCGGCACGCCCGGCAACTGTTCCGGTCCGGCGGGATGGGCACGGTCCGCAAGGTCATCGTCGAGTACCTGCAGGATTTCCTCTCGGTCCCCCACGAGAAGCTGGGGCAAAAGCAGGCCTCGTGGCGGGTGGACCCGGCCCAGGCCGGCGCGGGCGGCACTCTGGGCGATTTGGGAGTCCACTGTCTGAACCTGCTGGAATACGTGACCGGGGATCCGGTGACCTCGATCTGCGCCGACACGAGCCATTTTCTTCCGGACCGGACTCTGGACGAGGACGCCAATATCCTTTTGAGGCTCAGGGGAGGCGGCAAGGGCGTCTTGACCATCAGTCAGATCGCCACCGGCGAGGAGAATGGGTTGCGTCTCAGAGTGTACGCGTCGGAGGGGGCCGTCCTCTGGGCCCAGGAGGACCCGAACCAGATGCAGTTCTATCGATATGGCGAGCCCCGGCAAACTCTGACCCGCGGGCGCGGCGAGTACCTGGACGAAGCGGCCGGAGCCGTGACCCGAATCCCGCCGGGCCATCCCGAGGGGTACCTGGAGGCCTTCGCCACCATCTACTGCGGCGCCGTCGATGCCATCCGGCGGCACCTGGACGGTGCGCCGCTGACGCCTCGGGAGTACGGCTTTCCCAACGTCTATGATGGCCGCCGGGGACTGGAGTTCATCGAGAAGGCGGTGGAGTCCAGCGGCCGCGGCGCGGTCTGGGTGGAGATGTCCCAGTGAGGAAAACTCTGGTTTCCGGATTGCTGGGCCTGTTGCTTGGCCTACCGTCCTCTCCGGCCTTGCGCGCCGGAGACCCCGAACCGGGCTTCGTCTCCCTTTTCAACGGCCGGGACCTGACCGGTTGGAGGACGATCAGGCAGCGGAATCAGGGATGGCTGGTTCGGGACGGCCTCTTGATCTGCCCCGAAGGCGAGGGGGCCAAACTCCTCACGGAGAAGGAATACTCCGACTTCATCCTCCGTTTCGAGTTCAAGCTGACGCCGGGAGGCAACAACGGAGTGGGTGTCCGGACTCCCCTGGACGGACACGCTTCCATCGACGGGATGGAAATCCAGATTCTGGACAACACGGCGCCGAAGTATGCCGGGATCCAGCCCTATCAGGCGCATGGATCGGTCTATGGCCTGATACCGGCTCGCCGCGGCGCGTTGGCGCCGGTGGGGGAATGGAACCGGCAGGAGATCGCGCTCCTGGGCCGCCGGGTAAAGGTCACGCTCAATGGAACCGTGATCGTCAGCGCCGACCTGAATGACATCCGGGACGCCGAGGCGCTGCAAAGGCATCCGGGAGTGATGCGCTCCCGAGGGCACGTGGGTCTGCTGGGCCATTCCACTCACGTGGAGTTTCGCAACGTCCGCATCAAGGACCTGGGGGGAGAACAGCCGGACAATCTGGCTCCCGAGGGGTTCCAGGCCCTGTTCAACGGCATGGACCTGGAGGGCTGGAAGGGCCTGGTGGCCGATCCCAGGAAACGGGCCGCCATGGATCCGGCGGAGCTGGCGGCGGCCCAGCGCGAAGCCGATGTCAAAATGCGGAAGCATTGGAGGGTCCAAGACGGTGTCCTGCTCTTCGACGGGAAGGGCGACAGCCTCTGCAGCCGCCAGGACTTCAGGGACTTCGAGCTGTGGGTCGACTGGAAGATCGAGCCCGAGGGGGACAGCGGCATTTACCTGCGGGGGAGTCCCCAGATTCAGATCTGGACGGACCCCGAGGGATCAGGCGCCATCTGGAACAACAAGACCAACCCGTCCAAGCCCAAGTTGGCGGCCGACAATCCGGTGGGGGATTGGAACCAGTTCCGGATCCTCATGACCGGCGAGAAGGTAACCGTCTGGCTCAACCATCGCCTGGTGGTTCACAAGACCGTCATGGAAAACTACTGGGAGCGGGACAAGCCCATCTATCCCACGGGCGCCATCGAGCTCCAGGCCCACGGGAACCCCCTCTACTTCAAGAACGTCTACGTCCGCCGGATCGACTGAAATCAGGGTTCGGGCGCCACGGCGTCCCAAACCAGGGCGTGTAGGGATTCCGGCAGCGATCCGGCCACCGCCAGGGCGGCCTCACGCCCCTGCGGGGACATCTTCCGCCAGGTCTTTTGAAGGATGTCGGCCAGCTTGGCTTCGTCGTGCATCCGGGAGAATGCCTCGAACTCGTTCTCCAGGAAGACCAGGCAGACGGCGTCCTCCAGAAGCTGTGACTCGGGGTCCAGCTTGAGGCGCAGTTTCCTGAGCAGGGCCTGGACCCGTCCGATGGTGACCTCGTCGTATCCTGCCTCGCCGAGTATGCGTCCCGCCTCCTGGGCGTGGTACCGGGAGAGAGTCTTCCGCCAACGTTTGTATCCGGCTCGTCCCAGTGGATACCGGTCGCGGGGAATGGTCCAGCGGCGGAGGTGTTGGCAATGGGCCGCCAACAACAGAGCCTCCGACGCCTCCGGCTGCAACCGGCGGACCCAAGTCACCAGCCGGCGGTGGTAGTGGACCGACCAGGCGACTTGTTCATCTTCCGTCTCCACCGTGACCGGATCTTCACAGTGCGCCGCCTGGAATCGGGCGACGGCCAATTGAAATCGGGAGTCTTGGGCAGGCATTGCCCGATGACTATATCAGGCTCGCCTTCTCCTTCATCGAGGGGTGCAAATCCGCGCCCGGGCAGGCACTTCTGTCCGGATGCCGCCTCAATATGACACCAGGTGAGGCCGGAGGGCATCCTCGTCGAACTCCACCCCCAGACCGGGACGGTCGGGCACCAGCAGGGCTCCGTCCTGAAGGACCATGGGGTCCTTGAGGACGCCGTTGCGCCAGGGAATTTGGCTGGGGGCGATCCACTCCAGGATGAGCGGATTGGGAATGGCGGCCAGGACATGGGCGGCGGCCATGGTCCCGACCGGTCCCTTGGTGTTGTGCGGCGCGATGGAGACCTGGTGGGTTTCGGCCAGTGCGCAGACTTTCTTCATCTCCGTGATGCCGCCGACGTAAACGGGGTCGGGCTGCGCCACGTCGACGGCGCCGGCCCGGAAGAAGTCGTTGAAACGGTGCTTGCTGGTCAGGCGCTCGGAACCCGCGATTGGGGTCAGGGTTCCCTGCCGTACCTGTGCGTATCCGGCGGGATCTTCGGGGATGGTCGGTTCTTCCAGAAACAGCAGGCGATAGGGTTCCAGAAGACGGGCGACCTCCAGCGCGGCCCCGGGAGCGAAGGCGGCATGGGGATCGTCCATCAGCAGCACCTCTTCGCCCAGGGTCCGGCGAAGGGCGGCGTAGCGCCGGTCGATGTTCCTCAACTCCTGCCGGCTGATCCCGGGGCCGCGGGCCTCCTGGATGGTGATGCCCGACTTGAGCGCCTTGAAGCCTTCGTCCAGGACCCTCTGGGCGTGGGCCGCCAGCGTGTCCTCATTCCCCCCTCCGAAGTGGGAGTAGACGGGAATCCGGGCGGAGCGGGGACCGCCCAGAAGCGTGCAGACCGGGGCGCCCAGGGCCTTTCCCTTCAGGTCCCAGAGCGCCTGGTCGATGCCGCTGATGGCGCTGGTGAAGATGATTCCTCCGGTTCGATAGGCGGTGCCGCCGCCGGAGTAGAGATCCCGGTAGATGCTCTCGATGTCGAGAGCGTCCCGGCCCAGGATGTACGGTTTCAGTTCTTCGACCATGCGGGCGACCACGGTCTCCTTCCGGCTGTAGGTCGCCTCGCCGATGCCGGTGAGGCCTTCCGCGGTGTGGACCCGCACGTGGGTCCACTTGCGGCCGCAGTCCGACTGGACCAGTTGAACGCTGACGTCCCGGATCGGCATGGAGACGCCGGACTCGGCCGTTGAGGCCCGGCCGGGAGCCGCGCCGGAGGCCCGCTGGCCCAACCCCCACAGGCCGGACCCGAATCCGGCAGTCTGCATCAGAAACTGTCTTCGGTTCATGGTGGAAGTCTCTCCGGCCAATCGGTCAATGCCCGACGCCTCCAGCCGGGGTCACGACGGTTCGATACGGTCGGCCCCCTCGATCCCCTCGGGACGGGCAAAGCTCCGGTACCGGGTCCGGATCTCCACGCCGCTGACGAAGCGGGTCCAGCTCGCCGTCGGCGTCAATCTCCGGGCCAGGATCTCGACCCTGTTCTCCCCCTGTCTCAGCAGTTCCGGATCCAGCTTGGTCCGAAGCCAGTGGGCGGCAAACCCGGACGGCGCCTCGATGGGCCGGCGCAGCCGGACCGGAATTCGAAGCGCGCGTTCATCCGTCACCTCGAAGCGCTCCCAGGGCAGAAGACGTCCGTTGAGGCGGATCCGGATCTCGTCCTCGACCGAGAAGTTCTGGAGCCGGAGCGTGAGCCGGGGTTTCCTCAACTCGCCGTCGTTCGCCGCTTCCTCCAGATCGTCGGCGACCTGAAGCGTCAATCCGGCCCACTCGCCCTCCTTCAGTGCGAGCGGAAGCCTCCGGCCAGGCGGAGGATCGGTAAAGGTTCCGGCCCCTTCCGCCGGCTGGAGAAAATACCGCTTGCTCTCTCGCCGGTAGGTTTCCGGATAGGCCATCTCCCGGAGGATCTGATGCTCCTTTCGCGCCAGTGGCCAGCGCAGGTAGCCGAGATAGAGGCCGTTCGCACCCTGCGACCTGAGGGACTGTCCCAGGGCTCGATACATTTCGATGGTGGGGCGGGGCGTCCGTTCGTCGTAGACTCTCAAAGGAGGACGGACGTAGACTCCCGCCCGGCCGCCAGCCGCGTCAACCATCCAGCCCACGTCCACGGCCGGCTCGAAAAGTTGGTCCGAGACCTGGCCCACCACCAGGTCCACGTCCCCTTGCCGAAGCCAGGTTTCGACATCCAGCCCGACCTTGAGGTTCTCTTCCTTCCGGTGGAACACCCGCGCGCTCACGGTGATGGCCCGATTCCGGCTGCGGCCCACCCCGTCGGCCAGCTCCCGGACCTGGCGCACGAAGCGGTTCATGACGGGGAGGTTCTTTTCCACGTCCCGCTTCTTGAAGTAGGCGGAGAAGAACATGAAGTCCAACTCGATCCCGTCGGCGCGATAGTCCTTCAGAACCTCCCGGACCATGGCCAGCTTGTCTTCCCGGACGCTGTTCAACGAAAAGTCATAGCAGTACTCGAAACTCGGATGCCTCGGGTCCGGCTCGCCGATGCAGACCGACCTCCCCTGTTTCCACTTGAGCCACCCACAGCGCTGGGAGCCGGGCCGGTTCCCGTCCTGAAGCTTCAAGCTGGGAAGAACCGGCAGACTTTCCTCGCGTCCCCGGCGGATCACCTCGCGCAACTGGTCCGTCCCCAACTTCCTGGCGTCCCGCACCATGCACATGATTCGCCAGTCGATGATGTGTTCCCAGGTCTGCTTCTCCTGTCCCACGACGCGCCCGACCCTGCTGTCGTGGAAATACACGTCGCCGTAGCCCAACCCCAGGACCAGCATTCCCACCCCGGTCCCCAACACCTCGTCCACCGGACGCTGGAGCTGAAACCGGCTCACCGGGGGATCGATTCGCTTGGCGTGGAAGTGGTGGGCGTCGTTGTAGTAGATGAGGCGGGGCAGCTTCCGTTTCCCGCCATCCACTTGGGGCGCGGCCTCACGTTCCGGCGGTCCCGCGGAGGGCCGTCGCGACGCCGCCAGCGAAGAGGCCGCGACGCCGGGTCCGACGCCCACGAATCGTCTCCGGGTCCAGTTCGGTTTCATGATCTCGGGACTGCTGTCCGTAGGATCCCGCTATCCCTGAGGATCCCGTTTCCAGCCCTCCATCTGCTCCCGGTACCACTCTTCCCCGTGCACTTCCTTCTTGTTGAGATACCGGCTGATGTGAGGAAGGATCTTCAGTTCCCGGTCCCGAACCGGAAGCCGGACGGGAGCGTAGCCCTGACGGTGTGACTGGCGCAGGGCAATGCCCAATTCCAGGGCCAGCCGCAGGTCGTCACCGCTGGTTCGCGGCGGGATTCCCTGTTCCAGGGCGTCCACCAATGACTGGATTCCGGCCATCTGACGTGTTCCGGGATGCCGCCACCCCTCGTCGTCATAGACCCGGCGCCCGAGTCCCGAATCGGGGTACAGTTCCTGGATCTCCTCGAGGCTGTCCCGCCGCCGGGGATCCTTGGCGCTGGCCTTCATCCGGAAGAGGCGAAACGTATACCAGTCGCTCACGAAGACCCCTTTGCTGCAGAGCACCTCGATCCCCATGCGCGCCACCCGCTGGTTGTGAATAAAGCACTCAATGCCGTTGCTGAAGCGGACGGTTCC
Above is a window of Acidobacteriota bacterium DNA encoding:
- a CDS encoding ThuA domain-containing protein, which encodes MAGGAAAAGVRARRMVAAPAPVRVLCWSERTEPQDVYPEGISGAIARHLHTLPDVKVRTASIQDPDQGLASSDLDGTDVLIWWGHKKHKEVLFDRVADVVARVRAGRLGFIGLHSAHWSKMFKSILECTGNLGGWRHEAGPERLKVVAPSHPVARGISDFTIPETEMYDEPFDVPPPEKTVFFSYWKTGEQFRSGCVWTVGKGRVFYFRPGHETDPVYFHKEPLQVVANAVGWCARRT
- a CDS encoding Gfo/Idh/MocA family oxidoreductase, whose amino-acid sequence is MESWKRKLRMGMVGGGQGAFIGGVHRMAAVLDQQVELVAGCFSRDPENTRITGEQLYADPARCYGTYQEMAARESVLPADERIDFVSIVTPNASHFHISKTFLEAGIHVVCDKPMTYSLAEAEDLCRLVERTGLVFALTHNYTGHPLIRHARQLFRSGGMGTVRKVIVEYLQDFLSVPHEKLGQKQASWRVDPAQAGAGGTLGDLGVHCLNLLEYVTGDPVTSICADTSHFLPDRTLDEDANILLRLRGGGKGVLTISQIATGEENGLRLRVYASEGAVLWAQEDPNQMQFYRYGEPRQTLTRGRGEYLDEAAGAVTRIPPGHPEGYLEAFATIYCGAVDAIRRHLDGAPLTPREYGFPNVYDGRRGLEFIEKAVESSGRGAVWVEMSQ
- a CDS encoding DUF1080 domain-containing protein; this encodes MRKTLVSGLLGLLLGLPSSPALRAGDPEPGFVSLFNGRDLTGWRTIRQRNQGWLVRDGLLICPEGEGAKLLTEKEYSDFILRFEFKLTPGGNNGVGVRTPLDGHASIDGMEIQILDNTAPKYAGIQPYQAHGSVYGLIPARRGALAPVGEWNRQEIALLGRRVKVTLNGTVIVSADLNDIRDAEALQRHPGVMRSRGHVGLLGHSTHVEFRNVRIKDLGGEQPDNLAPEGFQALFNGMDLEGWKGLVADPRKRAAMDPAELAAAQREADVKMRKHWRVQDGVLLFDGKGDSLCSRQDFRDFELWVDWKIEPEGDSGIYLRGSPQIQIWTDPEGSGAIWNNKTNPSKPKLAADNPVGDWNQFRILMTGEKVTVWLNHRLVVHKTVMENYWERDKPIYPTGAIELQAHGNPLYFKNVYVRRID
- a CDS encoding DUF4202 domain-containing protein yields the protein MPAQDSRFQLAVARFQAAHCEDPVTVETEDEQVAWSVHYHRRLVTWVRRLQPEASEALLLAAHCQHLRRWTIPRDRYPLGRAGYKRWRKTLSRYHAQEAGRILGEAGYDEVTIGRVQALLRKLRLKLDPESQLLEDAVCLVFLENEFEAFSRMHDEAKLADILQKTWRKMSPQGREAALAVAGSLPESLHALVWDAVAPEP
- a CDS encoding mandelate racemase/muconate lactonizing enzyme family protein, translating into MNRRQFLMQTAGFGSGLWGLGQRASGAAPGRASTAESGVSMPIRDVSVQLVQSDCGRKWTHVRVHTAEGLTGIGEATYSRKETVVARMVEELKPYILGRDALDIESIYRDLYSGGGTAYRTGGIIFTSAISGIDQALWDLKGKALGAPVCTLLGGPRSARIPVYSHFGGGNEDTLAAHAQRVLDEGFKALKSGITIQEARGPGISRQELRNIDRRYAALRRTLGEEVLLMDDPHAAFAPGAALEVARLLEPYRLLFLEEPTIPEDPAGYAQVRQGTLTPIAGSERLTSKHRFNDFFRAGAVDVAQPDPVYVGGITEMKKVCALAETHQVSIAPHNTKGPVGTMAAAHVLAAIPNPLILEWIAPSQIPWRNGVLKDPMVLQDGALLVPDRPGLGVEFDEDALRPHLVSY